In Microcella indica, the genomic window GCCCGGCCATCGGCGTGGGCATCGTCGTCGGCAAGACGATCGAGTCGGTCGCCCGCCAGCCCGAGCTGCAGGGTCGCCTGACCGTGCTCATGTACATCGGTATCGCCTTCACCGAGGCGCTCGCGTTCATCGGCATCGCGACCTACTTCATCTTCGTCTAAGGCTCACTTCATGCTCACTGAACTCGTCATTGCGGCGGAACCGGGGGAGGACGTCAACCCCCTCATCCCGGCGTGGTACGACATCGTCTACTCGATCATTCCGTTCGCGCTCGTCCTGCTGCTGTTCTGGAAGGTCGTCCTTCCGCGCATGCAGAAGATGCTCGACGAGCGCGCCGCCAAGATCGAGGGCGGCATCGAGCAGGCGGAGTCGGCCCAGGCCGAGGCCAAGGAAGCACTCGAGAAGTACAACGCGATGCTCGCCGAAGCGCGCGCCGAGGCCGCGAAGATTCGCGAGCAGGCCCGCGTCGACGGCGGCGCGATCCTCGCCGAGCTCAAGGAGCAGGCCTCGACCGAGGCCGCGCGCATCACCGCGACGGCGCAGGCCCAGATCGAGGCCGAGCGCCAGGCGGCACTCGTCTCGCTGCGCTCAGAGGTCGGCTCGCTCGCGATCGACCTTGCGAGCGGTGTCATCGGGGAGTCCCTCGCGGACGACAAGAAGGCCACGGCGCTCGTGGACCGCTTCCTCGCCGACCTCGAGCAGTCAGAGAAGGCGGCGAAGTAGCGATGGGCTCTGCGACGCGAAGCGCACTCGAGGCGGCACGCTCGGCACTCGCCGCCACGAAGGGCGTCGATCTGACGACGGGCGAGCAGCTGCTCGCGGCGTCGCGCACGATCGGCACATCGACGCAGTTGCAGAGTGCGCTCACCGACCCCTCGGCATCGCCGGAGGACAAGGGAGCACTGCTCTCGGCCCTCTTCGGCAACCTTTCGCCCGCGGCGCTCGCCCTCCTCACCGCCATGGCCCAGCAGCGCTGGTCCACTGCCGAGGAGTTCCTCGCCGGCCTCGAAGAGATCGGCATCCGCGCGGTGGCGTCGTCGACGTCGGCTGATGCGGGCCTCGAGGCGGAGCTGTTCTCGTTCGGTTCCGCTGTCGCGTCGGATGCTGAGCTCGAGCTCGCGCTCGGCAGCAAGCGCGGCTCGGCCGAGGGCAAGCAGTCGCTCGTGGAGAGCCTGCTCGCCGGCGGTGCGAGCGCGCAGGCCGTCGCGATCGCCGGCCACCTCGTGCAGCAGCCCCGCGGCCGCCGCATCGGGGAGCTCGTGCGCACGGGCGCGGCGATCGTCGCCGACTCGTTCGGCAAGGGCATCGCCACGGTGAGCGTGGCTCGTCCGTTGAGCGATGAGCAGCGCGCATCTGTCGGAGCCATGCTGCGAGAGCGCTACGGCCGCGACCACACCCTCAACCAGGTCATCGATCCCGCGCTCGTCGGCGGGGTCCGCGTTCAGGTCGGCGACGACGTGATCGACGGCAGCGTCGCTGCACGCCTGGCAGAACTCACACTTCGACTGGCCGGCTAGGTCCGCTCGAGAACACCAGACGGAGCCCCGCAGAGTCGGGGCTGCGAACGAAAAGGGAAGAACATGGCAGAACTTTCGATCAGCCCGGACGAGATCCGCGACGCGCTCAAGAAGTTCGCGCGCGACTACGCTCCCGGAGCCGCCGCTGCGACCGAGGTCGGCCGCGTGGTCGATGCCGCTGACGGCATCGCGCACGTCGAGGGGCTGCCCGGCGTGATGGCCAACGAGCTCATCCGCTTCTCGGACGGCACGCTCGGTCTCGCGCAGAACCTCGACGAGAGCGAGATCGGTGTCGTCGTCCTCGGCGAGTTCTCCGGCATCGTCGAAGGCATGGAGGTCACCCGCACGGGCGAGGTCCTCTCCGTCCCCGTTGGCGACGGCTACCTCGGCCGCGTCGTCGATCCGCTCGGTGCCCCCATCGACGGCCTCGGCGACATC contains:
- a CDS encoding F0F1 ATP synthase subunit delta — translated: MGSATRSALEAARSALAATKGVDLTTGEQLLAASRTIGTSTQLQSALTDPSASPEDKGALLSALFGNLSPAALALLTAMAQQRWSTAEEFLAGLEEIGIRAVASSTSADAGLEAELFSFGSAVASDAELELALGSKRGSAEGKQSLVESLLAGGASAQAVAIAGHLVQQPRGRRIGELVRTGAAIVADSFGKGIATVSVARPLSDEQRASVGAMLRERYGRDHTLNQVIDPALVGGVRVQVGDDVIDGSVAARLAELTLRLAG
- a CDS encoding F0F1 ATP synthase subunit B; this encodes MLTELVIAAEPGEDVNPLIPAWYDIVYSIIPFALVLLLFWKVVLPRMQKMLDERAAKIEGGIEQAESAQAEAKEALEKYNAMLAEARAEAAKIREQARVDGGAILAELKEQASTEAARITATAQAQIEAERQAALVSLRSEVGSLAIDLASGVIGESLADDKKATALVDRFLADLEQSEKAAK
- the atpE gene encoding ATP synthase F0 subunit C, producing the protein MDANTVLAEINGNIATVGYGLAAIGPAIGVGIVVGKTIESVARQPELQGRLTVLMYIGIAFTEALAFIGIATYFIFV